A portion of the Scylla paramamosain isolate STU-SP2022 chromosome 2, ASM3559412v1, whole genome shotgun sequence genome contains these proteins:
- the LOC135114142 gene encoding uncharacterized protein LOC135114142 isoform X2: MESDAPDSDPLTLEEEFEACIHSQDESNEGGEAASTRKIGRQVHNSLKHFTVEEFSKKYPGCFSMEYPMDVFEGVEHSAYINKHSPTNVSTMNTLQPSPISSFTSEHNQDFTPKNGHHLQHIDLPNDSQKSQKKGKNYSQLYSPQNPLEGCEEYPASGIEASLNKSASCTFTETSGAYGLQYSYSCSKSNEWTVTEQKENILTVSERNSSLNFKVSTVNLPGSEAGCFAESKPAETRDTYYQLCHKLRNKVFKKKVSPKKLLENHLLQNRKDKFLKSAAQNIHHISHTSPSYDGKTDLSGQESPKDISMSYKDTLSQDCEQGQQRSAPPMLGFLKSNLSATLYPSPAASSADMVEGILPYKSTDCNWHVSWNTESLCRSKSDSSWQISDISEHEVWRGKSLTQPLSFGTLEEQTETRSWRKTPRRSLDWPPTRNTSCEASRQPSKYLDVTTLNWRTTPRKSSNWSINKLFEDKVKADFDDKELLVKSFAPGFIDTHCHIDFLFERIKHSGSYSKFRKDNKDPFPLSYEGCVTIFCKPWTFSKISWWETIIKEAGVWAAFGCHPHFADQFGEEEEAYLQLALMNSKTLALGEIGLDYHKKNTDKFTTQKEVFRRQLKVALSVNKPVVIHCRDAQRDCINIIKEILPLNYRIHLHCFTGTWRQAEEWLETFSGLFLGITNLINNCNDLRCHELQMAVKKIPLQRLLLETDAPYFRPAFCRSEVHIPHCCSSKED, translated from the exons ATGGAGTCAGAT GCACCTGACTCAGATCCTTTAACCTTGGAAGAAGAGTTTGAAGCTTGCATCCATTCTCAGGATGAGAGCAATGAAGGAGGTGAAGCTGCTAGCACCAGGAAGATAGGCAGACAGGTTCACAACTCTTTGAAACACTTTACAGTTGAGGAATTCTCAAAGAAGTATCCTGGCTGCTTTTCAATGGAATACCCAATGGATGTCTTTGAAGGAGTTGAGCATTCTGCATATATCAACAAACACTCTCCGACAAACGTGTCCACAATGAATACATTACAGCCATCTCCCATCTCCAGTTTCACTTCAGAGCATAATCAGGATTTTACACCAAAAAATGGTCATCATTTGCAGCACATTGACCTCCCTAATGATTCTCAAAAGTCtcagaaaaagggaaagaattacTCACAATTGTACAGTCCTCAAAACCCACTTGAGGGATGCGAAGAGTATCCTGCATCTGGAATTGAAGCATCATTGAACAAAAGTGCCTCATGTACATTTACTGAAACAAGCGGTGCTTATGGTCTTCAGTACAGTTATTCATGTAGTAAGAGTAATGAATGGACAGTGActgaacagaaggaaaatattttgacTGTCAGTGAAAGAAATTCATCTTTGAATTTTAAGGTGAGCACTGTCAACTTGCCTGGCTCAGAAGCAGGTTGTTTTGCTGAAAGTAAGCCGGCAGAGACACGTGACACATACTATCAATTGTGTCACAAACTGCGCAACAAGGTTTTCAAGAAAAAGGTGTCTCCTAAAAAGCTTCTTGAAAACCATCTACTGCAAAACAGAAAGGACAAATTTTTAAAAAGTGCTGCACAGAACATTCACCATATTTCCCACACTTCTCCATCATATGATGGAAAAACGGATCTTTCAGGACAAGAGTCCCCAAAAGATATTAGTATGTCATACAAAGATACTCTGTCCCAGGATTGTGAGCAGGGGCAGCAAAGGTCTGCCCCACCAATGTTGGGTTTCCTTAAGTCCAATCTATCTGCCACATTGTATCCTTCTCCAGCAGCATCAAGTGCAGATATGGTGGAAGGAATTCTGCCGTACAAATCAACTGACTGTAACTGGCATGTTTCCTGGAATACAGAGTCTCTATGTAGAAGCAAGTCTGATTCTTCATGGCAGATATCAGACATTTCAGAGCATGAAGTCTGGAGAGGAAAAAGCCTAACACAACCTTTGTCTTTTGGAACACTTGAGGAACAAACTGAAACAAGGAGTTGGAGGAAAACCCCAAGGAGATCGCTTGACTGGCCACCTACCAGGAATACCTCTTGTGAGGCCTCCAGGCAGCCTTCCAAATACTTGGATGTCACCACCCTTAACTGGAGGACAACTCCTAGAAAGTCATCTAATTGGTCAATCAACAAACTCTTTGAAGACAAAGTGAAG GCAGATTTTGATGACAAAGAACTTTTAGTGAAGTCCTTTGCCCCGGGCTTCATTGACACCCACTGCCATATAGACTTCCTCTTTGAGCGCATCAAACACAGTGGATCATATTCAAAGTTCAGGAAGGACAACAAGGACCCGTTTCCACTCTCCTACGAGGGATGTGTGACCATCTTCTGCAAACCATGGACATTTTCAAAG ATCAGCTGGTGGGAGACAATCATTAAGGAGGCAGGTGTTTGGGCAGCCTTTGGTTGCCATCCTCACTTTGCTGATCAgtttggagaggaggaagaggcttaCCTCCAACTAGCTCTGATGAACTCCAAGACTCTGGCCCTAGGAGAGATTGGCTTGGACTATCATAAGAA AAATACAGATAAATTCACAACTCAGAAAGAGGTGTTCCGCAGACAGCTAAAAGTTGCCTTAAGTGTGAATAAGCCAGTTGTTATTCACTGCCGGGATGCCCAGAGGGACTGCATAAACATCATTAAAGAG ATTCTCCCACTGAACTACCGAATTCACTTACATTGTTTTACTGGGACCTGGAGACAAGCTGAGGAGTGGCTGGAGACATTCAGTGGGCTGTTTCTGGGCATCACAAACCTGATAAACAATTGCAATGATTTGCGTTGCCATGAGCTACAGATGGCAGTGAAGAAAATACCACTTCAGAGACTACTTCTGGAAACTGATGCTCCTTACTTTCGTCCTGCTTTT TGTAGGAGCGAAGTCCACATTCCTCACTGTTGCAG CTCCAAGGAGGACTAG
- the LOC135114142 gene encoding uncharacterized protein LOC135114142 isoform X3 → MESDAPDSDPLTLEEEFEACIHSQDESNEGGEAASTRKIGRQVHNSLKHFTVEEFSKKYPGCFSMEYPMDVFEGVEHSAYINKHSPTNVSTMNTLQPSPISSFTSEHNQDFTPKNGHHLQHIDLPNDSQKSQKKGKNYSQLYSPQNPLEGCEEYPASGIEASLNKSASCTFTETSGAYGLQYSYSCSKSNEWTVTEQKENILTVSERNSSLNFKVSTVNLPGSEAGCFAESKPAETRDTYYQLCHKLRNKVFKKKVSPKKLLENHLLQNRKDKFLKSAAQNIHHISHTSPSYDGKTDLSGQESPKDISMSYKDTLSQDCEQGQQRSAPPMLGFLKSNLSATLYPSPAASSADMVEGILPYKSTDCNWHVSWNTESLCRSKSDSSWQISDISEHEVWRGKSLTQPLSFGTLEEQTETRSWRKTPRRSLDWPPTRNTSCEASRQPSKYLDVTTLNWRTTPRKSSNWSINKLFEDKVKADFDDKELLVKSFAPGFIDTHCHIDFLFERIKHSGSYSKFRKDNKDPFPLSYEGCVTIFCKPWTFSKISWWETIIKEAGVWAAFGCHPHFADQFGEEEEAYLQLALMNSKTLALGEIGLDYHKKNTDKFTTQKEVFRRQLKVALSVNKPVVIHCRDAQRDCINIIKEILPLNYRIHLHCFTGTWRQAEEWLETFSGLFLGITNLINNCNDLRCHELQMAVKKIPLQRLLLETDAPYFRPAFLRSSTNS, encoded by the exons ATGGAGTCAGAT GCACCTGACTCAGATCCTTTAACCTTGGAAGAAGAGTTTGAAGCTTGCATCCATTCTCAGGATGAGAGCAATGAAGGAGGTGAAGCTGCTAGCACCAGGAAGATAGGCAGACAGGTTCACAACTCTTTGAAACACTTTACAGTTGAGGAATTCTCAAAGAAGTATCCTGGCTGCTTTTCAATGGAATACCCAATGGATGTCTTTGAAGGAGTTGAGCATTCTGCATATATCAACAAACACTCTCCGACAAACGTGTCCACAATGAATACATTACAGCCATCTCCCATCTCCAGTTTCACTTCAGAGCATAATCAGGATTTTACACCAAAAAATGGTCATCATTTGCAGCACATTGACCTCCCTAATGATTCTCAAAAGTCtcagaaaaagggaaagaattacTCACAATTGTACAGTCCTCAAAACCCACTTGAGGGATGCGAAGAGTATCCTGCATCTGGAATTGAAGCATCATTGAACAAAAGTGCCTCATGTACATTTACTGAAACAAGCGGTGCTTATGGTCTTCAGTACAGTTATTCATGTAGTAAGAGTAATGAATGGACAGTGActgaacagaaggaaaatattttgacTGTCAGTGAAAGAAATTCATCTTTGAATTTTAAGGTGAGCACTGTCAACTTGCCTGGCTCAGAAGCAGGTTGTTTTGCTGAAAGTAAGCCGGCAGAGACACGTGACACATACTATCAATTGTGTCACAAACTGCGCAACAAGGTTTTCAAGAAAAAGGTGTCTCCTAAAAAGCTTCTTGAAAACCATCTACTGCAAAACAGAAAGGACAAATTTTTAAAAAGTGCTGCACAGAACATTCACCATATTTCCCACACTTCTCCATCATATGATGGAAAAACGGATCTTTCAGGACAAGAGTCCCCAAAAGATATTAGTATGTCATACAAAGATACTCTGTCCCAGGATTGTGAGCAGGGGCAGCAAAGGTCTGCCCCACCAATGTTGGGTTTCCTTAAGTCCAATCTATCTGCCACATTGTATCCTTCTCCAGCAGCATCAAGTGCAGATATGGTGGAAGGAATTCTGCCGTACAAATCAACTGACTGTAACTGGCATGTTTCCTGGAATACAGAGTCTCTATGTAGAAGCAAGTCTGATTCTTCATGGCAGATATCAGACATTTCAGAGCATGAAGTCTGGAGAGGAAAAAGCCTAACACAACCTTTGTCTTTTGGAACACTTGAGGAACAAACTGAAACAAGGAGTTGGAGGAAAACCCCAAGGAGATCGCTTGACTGGCCACCTACCAGGAATACCTCTTGTGAGGCCTCCAGGCAGCCTTCCAAATACTTGGATGTCACCACCCTTAACTGGAGGACAACTCCTAGAAAGTCATCTAATTGGTCAATCAACAAACTCTTTGAAGACAAAGTGAAG GCAGATTTTGATGACAAAGAACTTTTAGTGAAGTCCTTTGCCCCGGGCTTCATTGACACCCACTGCCATATAGACTTCCTCTTTGAGCGCATCAAACACAGTGGATCATATTCAAAGTTCAGGAAGGACAACAAGGACCCGTTTCCACTCTCCTACGAGGGATGTGTGACCATCTTCTGCAAACCATGGACATTTTCAAAG ATCAGCTGGTGGGAGACAATCATTAAGGAGGCAGGTGTTTGGGCAGCCTTTGGTTGCCATCCTCACTTTGCTGATCAgtttggagaggaggaagaggcttaCCTCCAACTAGCTCTGATGAACTCCAAGACTCTGGCCCTAGGAGAGATTGGCTTGGACTATCATAAGAA AAATACAGATAAATTCACAACTCAGAAAGAGGTGTTCCGCAGACAGCTAAAAGTTGCCTTAAGTGTGAATAAGCCAGTTGTTATTCACTGCCGGGATGCCCAGAGGGACTGCATAAACATCATTAAAGAG ATTCTCCCACTGAACTACCGAATTCACTTACATTGTTTTACTGGGACCTGGAGACAAGCTGAGGAGTGGCTGGAGACATTCAGTGGGCTGTTTCTGGGCATCACAAACCTGATAAACAATTGCAATGATTTGCGTTGCCATGAGCTACAGATGGCAGTGAAGAAAATACCACTTCAGAGACTACTTCTGGAAACTGATGCTCCTTACTTTCGTCCTGCTTTT CTAAGAAGTTCAACCAACTCCTGA
- the LOC135114142 gene encoding uncharacterized protein LOC135114142 isoform X1, whose translation MESDAPDSDPLTLEEEFEACIHSQDESNEGGEAASTRKIGRQVHNSLKHFTVEEFSKKYPGCFSMEYPMDVFEGVEHSAYINKHSPTNVSTMNTLQPSPISSFTSEHNQDFTPKNGHHLQHIDLPNDSQKSQKKGKNYSQLYSPQNPLEGCEEYPASGIEASLNKSASCTFTETSGAYGLQYSYSCSKSNEWTVTEQKENILTVSERNSSLNFKVSTVNLPGSEAGCFAESKPAETRDTYYQLCHKLRNKVFKKKVSPKKLLENHLLQNRKDKFLKSAAQNIHHISHTSPSYDGKTDLSGQESPKDISMSYKDTLSQDCEQGQQRSAPPMLGFLKSNLSATLYPSPAASSADMVEGILPYKSTDCNWHVSWNTESLCRSKSDSSWQISDISEHEVWRGKSLTQPLSFGTLEEQTETRSWRKTPRRSLDWPPTRNTSCEASRQPSKYLDVTTLNWRTTPRKSSNWSINKLFEDKVKADFDDKELLVKSFAPGFIDTHCHIDFLFERIKHSGSYSKFRKDNKDPFPLSYEGCVTIFCKPWTFSKISWWETIIKEAGVWAAFGCHPHFADQFGEEEEAYLQLALMNSKTLALGEIGLDYHKKNTDKFTTQKEVFRRQLKVALSVNKPVVIHCRDAQRDCINIIKEILPLNYRIHLHCFTGTWRQAEEWLETFSGLFLGITNLINNCNDLRCHELQMAVKKIPLQRLLLETDAPYFRPAFLQGGLGQHSHPGMALYVAAKVAHLKGKEVEVVLAKTRNNTKLMYGI comes from the exons ATGGAGTCAGAT GCACCTGACTCAGATCCTTTAACCTTGGAAGAAGAGTTTGAAGCTTGCATCCATTCTCAGGATGAGAGCAATGAAGGAGGTGAAGCTGCTAGCACCAGGAAGATAGGCAGACAGGTTCACAACTCTTTGAAACACTTTACAGTTGAGGAATTCTCAAAGAAGTATCCTGGCTGCTTTTCAATGGAATACCCAATGGATGTCTTTGAAGGAGTTGAGCATTCTGCATATATCAACAAACACTCTCCGACAAACGTGTCCACAATGAATACATTACAGCCATCTCCCATCTCCAGTTTCACTTCAGAGCATAATCAGGATTTTACACCAAAAAATGGTCATCATTTGCAGCACATTGACCTCCCTAATGATTCTCAAAAGTCtcagaaaaagggaaagaattacTCACAATTGTACAGTCCTCAAAACCCACTTGAGGGATGCGAAGAGTATCCTGCATCTGGAATTGAAGCATCATTGAACAAAAGTGCCTCATGTACATTTACTGAAACAAGCGGTGCTTATGGTCTTCAGTACAGTTATTCATGTAGTAAGAGTAATGAATGGACAGTGActgaacagaaggaaaatattttgacTGTCAGTGAAAGAAATTCATCTTTGAATTTTAAGGTGAGCACTGTCAACTTGCCTGGCTCAGAAGCAGGTTGTTTTGCTGAAAGTAAGCCGGCAGAGACACGTGACACATACTATCAATTGTGTCACAAACTGCGCAACAAGGTTTTCAAGAAAAAGGTGTCTCCTAAAAAGCTTCTTGAAAACCATCTACTGCAAAACAGAAAGGACAAATTTTTAAAAAGTGCTGCACAGAACATTCACCATATTTCCCACACTTCTCCATCATATGATGGAAAAACGGATCTTTCAGGACAAGAGTCCCCAAAAGATATTAGTATGTCATACAAAGATACTCTGTCCCAGGATTGTGAGCAGGGGCAGCAAAGGTCTGCCCCACCAATGTTGGGTTTCCTTAAGTCCAATCTATCTGCCACATTGTATCCTTCTCCAGCAGCATCAAGTGCAGATATGGTGGAAGGAATTCTGCCGTACAAATCAACTGACTGTAACTGGCATGTTTCCTGGAATACAGAGTCTCTATGTAGAAGCAAGTCTGATTCTTCATGGCAGATATCAGACATTTCAGAGCATGAAGTCTGGAGAGGAAAAAGCCTAACACAACCTTTGTCTTTTGGAACACTTGAGGAACAAACTGAAACAAGGAGTTGGAGGAAAACCCCAAGGAGATCGCTTGACTGGCCACCTACCAGGAATACCTCTTGTGAGGCCTCCAGGCAGCCTTCCAAATACTTGGATGTCACCACCCTTAACTGGAGGACAACTCCTAGAAAGTCATCTAATTGGTCAATCAACAAACTCTTTGAAGACAAAGTGAAG GCAGATTTTGATGACAAAGAACTTTTAGTGAAGTCCTTTGCCCCGGGCTTCATTGACACCCACTGCCATATAGACTTCCTCTTTGAGCGCATCAAACACAGTGGATCATATTCAAAGTTCAGGAAGGACAACAAGGACCCGTTTCCACTCTCCTACGAGGGATGTGTGACCATCTTCTGCAAACCATGGACATTTTCAAAG ATCAGCTGGTGGGAGACAATCATTAAGGAGGCAGGTGTTTGGGCAGCCTTTGGTTGCCATCCTCACTTTGCTGATCAgtttggagaggaggaagaggcttaCCTCCAACTAGCTCTGATGAACTCCAAGACTCTGGCCCTAGGAGAGATTGGCTTGGACTATCATAAGAA AAATACAGATAAATTCACAACTCAGAAAGAGGTGTTCCGCAGACAGCTAAAAGTTGCCTTAAGTGTGAATAAGCCAGTTGTTATTCACTGCCGGGATGCCCAGAGGGACTGCATAAACATCATTAAAGAG ATTCTCCCACTGAACTACCGAATTCACTTACATTGTTTTACTGGGACCTGGAGACAAGCTGAGGAGTGGCTGGAGACATTCAGTGGGCTGTTTCTGGGCATCACAAACCTGATAAACAATTGCAATGATTTGCGTTGCCATGAGCTACAGATGGCAGTGAAGAAAATACCACTTCAGAGACTACTTCTGGAAACTGATGCTCCTTACTTTCGTCCTGCTTTT CTCCAAGGAGGACTAGGACAGCACTCTCACCCAGGTATGGCCCTTTATGTGGCTGCTAAAGTAGCCCatctgaaaggaaaggaagtggaggtggtgctggCCAAGACTCGCAACAACACCAAACTCATGTATGGGATTTAG
- the LOC135114142 gene encoding uncharacterized protein LOC135114142 isoform X4, with protein sequence MEYPMDVFEGVEHSAYINKHSPTNVSTMNTLQPSPISSFTSEHNQDFTPKNGHHLQHIDLPNDSQKSQKKGKNYSQLYSPQNPLEGCEEYPASGIEASLNKSASCTFTETSGAYGLQYSYSCSKSNEWTVTEQKENILTVSERNSSLNFKVSTVNLPGSEAGCFAESKPAETRDTYYQLCHKLRNKVFKKKVSPKKLLENHLLQNRKDKFLKSAAQNIHHISHTSPSYDGKTDLSGQESPKDISMSYKDTLSQDCEQGQQRSAPPMLGFLKSNLSATLYPSPAASSADMVEGILPYKSTDCNWHVSWNTESLCRSKSDSSWQISDISEHEVWRGKSLTQPLSFGTLEEQTETRSWRKTPRRSLDWPPTRNTSCEASRQPSKYLDVTTLNWRTTPRKSSNWSINKLFEDKVKADFDDKELLVKSFAPGFIDTHCHIDFLFERIKHSGSYSKFRKDNKDPFPLSYEGCVTIFCKPWTFSKISWWETIIKEAGVWAAFGCHPHFADQFGEEEEAYLQLALMNSKTLALGEIGLDYHKKNTDKFTTQKEVFRRQLKVALSVNKPVVIHCRDAQRDCINIIKEILPLNYRIHLHCFTGTWRQAEEWLETFSGLFLGITNLINNCNDLRCHELQMAVKKIPLQRLLLETDAPYFRPAFLQGGLGQHSHPGMALYVAAKVAHLKGKEVEVVLAKTRNNTKLMYGI encoded by the exons ATGGAATACCCAATGGATGTCTTTGAAGGAGTTGAGCATTCTGCATATATCAACAAACACTCTCCGACAAACGTGTCCACAATGAATACATTACAGCCATCTCCCATCTCCAGTTTCACTTCAGAGCATAATCAGGATTTTACACCAAAAAATGGTCATCATTTGCAGCACATTGACCTCCCTAATGATTCTCAAAAGTCtcagaaaaagggaaagaattacTCACAATTGTACAGTCCTCAAAACCCACTTGAGGGATGCGAAGAGTATCCTGCATCTGGAATTGAAGCATCATTGAACAAAAGTGCCTCATGTACATTTACTGAAACAAGCGGTGCTTATGGTCTTCAGTACAGTTATTCATGTAGTAAGAGTAATGAATGGACAGTGActgaacagaaggaaaatattttgacTGTCAGTGAAAGAAATTCATCTTTGAATTTTAAGGTGAGCACTGTCAACTTGCCTGGCTCAGAAGCAGGTTGTTTTGCTGAAAGTAAGCCGGCAGAGACACGTGACACATACTATCAATTGTGTCACAAACTGCGCAACAAGGTTTTCAAGAAAAAGGTGTCTCCTAAAAAGCTTCTTGAAAACCATCTACTGCAAAACAGAAAGGACAAATTTTTAAAAAGTGCTGCACAGAACATTCACCATATTTCCCACACTTCTCCATCATATGATGGAAAAACGGATCTTTCAGGACAAGAGTCCCCAAAAGATATTAGTATGTCATACAAAGATACTCTGTCCCAGGATTGTGAGCAGGGGCAGCAAAGGTCTGCCCCACCAATGTTGGGTTTCCTTAAGTCCAATCTATCTGCCACATTGTATCCTTCTCCAGCAGCATCAAGTGCAGATATGGTGGAAGGAATTCTGCCGTACAAATCAACTGACTGTAACTGGCATGTTTCCTGGAATACAGAGTCTCTATGTAGAAGCAAGTCTGATTCTTCATGGCAGATATCAGACATTTCAGAGCATGAAGTCTGGAGAGGAAAAAGCCTAACACAACCTTTGTCTTTTGGAACACTTGAGGAACAAACTGAAACAAGGAGTTGGAGGAAAACCCCAAGGAGATCGCTTGACTGGCCACCTACCAGGAATACCTCTTGTGAGGCCTCCAGGCAGCCTTCCAAATACTTGGATGTCACCACCCTTAACTGGAGGACAACTCCTAGAAAGTCATCTAATTGGTCAATCAACAAACTCTTTGAAGACAAAGTGAAG GCAGATTTTGATGACAAAGAACTTTTAGTGAAGTCCTTTGCCCCGGGCTTCATTGACACCCACTGCCATATAGACTTCCTCTTTGAGCGCATCAAACACAGTGGATCATATTCAAAGTTCAGGAAGGACAACAAGGACCCGTTTCCACTCTCCTACGAGGGATGTGTGACCATCTTCTGCAAACCATGGACATTTTCAAAG ATCAGCTGGTGGGAGACAATCATTAAGGAGGCAGGTGTTTGGGCAGCCTTTGGTTGCCATCCTCACTTTGCTGATCAgtttggagaggaggaagaggcttaCCTCCAACTAGCTCTGATGAACTCCAAGACTCTGGCCCTAGGAGAGATTGGCTTGGACTATCATAAGAA AAATACAGATAAATTCACAACTCAGAAAGAGGTGTTCCGCAGACAGCTAAAAGTTGCCTTAAGTGTGAATAAGCCAGTTGTTATTCACTGCCGGGATGCCCAGAGGGACTGCATAAACATCATTAAAGAG ATTCTCCCACTGAACTACCGAATTCACTTACATTGTTTTACTGGGACCTGGAGACAAGCTGAGGAGTGGCTGGAGACATTCAGTGGGCTGTTTCTGGGCATCACAAACCTGATAAACAATTGCAATGATTTGCGTTGCCATGAGCTACAGATGGCAGTGAAGAAAATACCACTTCAGAGACTACTTCTGGAAACTGATGCTCCTTACTTTCGTCCTGCTTTT CTCCAAGGAGGACTAGGACAGCACTCTCACCCAGGTATGGCCCTTTATGTGGCTGCTAAAGTAGCCCatctgaaaggaaaggaagtggaggtggtgctggCCAAGACTCGCAACAACACCAAACTCATGTATGGGATTTAG